The Phyllopteryx taeniolatus isolate TA_2022b chromosome 14, UOR_Ptae_1.2, whole genome shotgun sequence genome has a window encoding:
- the cdk5 gene encoding cyclin-dependent-like kinase 5, producing the protein MQKYEKLEKIGEGTYGTVFKAKNRETHEIVALKRVRLDDDDEGVPSSALREICLLKELKHKNIVRLHDVLHSDKKLTLVFEYCDQDLKKYFDSCNGDLDPETVKSFMFQLLKGLAFCHSRNVLHRDLKPQNLLINRNGELKLADFGLARAFGIPVRCYSAEVVTLWYRPPDVLFGAKLYSTSIDMWSAGCIFAELANAGRPLFPGNDVDDQLKRIFRLLGTPTEEQWQTMTKLPDYKPYPLYPATTSLVNVVPKLSSTGRDLLQNLLKCNPVQRISAEEALQHPYFTDFCPP; encoded by the exons ATGCAGAAATATGAAAAACTCGAAAAAATCGGCGagg GCACATACGGGACCGTATTCAAGGCTAAAAACAGAGAAACCCACGAAATAGTGGCCCTGAAACGAGTCCGTttggacgacgacgacgag GGCGTGCCAAGCTCTGCCCTGAGAGAAATCTGCCTGCTGAAGGAGCTCAAGCATAAAAACATAGTCAG GCTACACGACGTGTTGCACAGTGACAAAAAGCTAACGTTGGTCTTTGAATATTGTGACCAG GATTTGAAGAAGTACTTTGACAGCTGCAATGGAGATTTAGACCCTGAAACAGTGAAG tCGTTCATGTTCCAGCTGTTGAAAGGACTTGCTTTCTGTCACAGTCGCAATGTTCTTCACAGAGATCTAAAGCCACAGAATCTCCTCATCAACAGA AATGGCGAGTTAAAgctggctgactttgggcttgCTCGAGCGTTCGGCATTCCCGTGAGGTGTTACTCAGCTGAG GTAGTGACGTTGTGGTACCGACCCCCAGACGTACTGTTTGGTGCTAAACTTTACTCTACCTCCATCGACATGTGGTCTGCTGGTTGCATATTTGCAG AGCTCGCTAATGCCGGAAGGCCTTTATTTCCTGGGAACGACGTGGACGACCAGTTGAAAAGAATCTTCAG GTTGTTAGGAACGCCCACGGAAGAACAGTGGCAGACGATGACCAAGCTACCAGATTACAAG CCATATCCTTTGTATCCAGCCACCACCTCACTGGTCAACGTGGTGCCCAAACTCAGTAGCACAGGTCGAGACCTACTCCAG AACCTTTTGAAGTGTAACCCGGTCCAGAGGATCTCCGCAGAAGAAGCTTTGCAGCATCCTTACTTCACCGACTTCTGCCCACCCTAA
- the abcb8 gene encoding mitochondrial potassium channel ATP-binding subunit isoform X1, translating into MWYCCRLRFSAPVRLLSLHLQCKKTSGLWKYSRLYSSSGPSGFNASQQHGNVASRLWSIAQRAVRQSATRVSRRSGVTLRFILAPAALTVSGRLFCYTAYCEADVNNNIPVESLTKSPAFKWHILWEFVKPQLFALTCAVMLAFGAAILNIQIPLMLGELVNVVARYLREHTGNYVREIRGPAFKLLGLYAIQGLLTSGYIILLSRVGERVAADMRKTLFASLLRQDVAFFDANKTGQLVNRLTADIQEFKSSFKLVISQGLRSITQTVGCFVSLYVISPKLTGLTVVVLPCLVGAGAFIGTFLRRLSRLAQEQVAKATGVADEALGNVRTVKAFAMEERELQLYAYEVEKSCEMNENLGTGIAVFQGLSNIALNCIVLGTIFAGGTLISSNEMSPGDLMSFLVASQTVQRSLASISILFGQMVRGTSAGARVFEYLSLKPSIPLSDGGRIPYHSLTGRVDFLNISFSYPTRPGHQILERFNLTLPPSKTIAIVGESGGGKSTVASLLERFYDPTSGVVMLDGLDIRTLDLCWLRGQVIGFINQEPVLFGASIMENIRFGKPEATDAEVFEAAKQANAHRFITSFPDGYNTVLGERGVTLSGGEKQRVAIARALIKNPSILVLDEATSALDAESERVVQEALDRATRGRTVLIIAHRLSTIQAADLICVMSNGRIVEAGTHTELLGRGGLYSDLIRRQRAEGQK; encoded by the exons ATGTGGTATTGTTGTAGATTACGCTTTTCCGCACCGGTGCGGTTGCTGTCGTTACATCTGCAATGCAAAAAAACGTCTGGTTTATGGAAATATTCACG ATTATATTCCTCATCAGGGCCCAGTGGATTCAACGCCTCGCAGCAACATGGGAATGTCGCCAGTCGCTTGTGGAGCATCGCTCAGAGAGCCGTGCGACAGTCAGCCACACGAGTGTCCAGACGCTCTGGCGTGACACTGAGGTTTATCCTTGCGCCGGCGGCGCTTACGGTCTCCGGGCGACTGTTCTGCTACACGGCGTACTGCGAGGCCGACGTGAACAACAACATCCCGGTGGAATCTTTGACCAAAAGTCCAGCGTTCAAATGGCACATCCTGTGGGAGTTCGTGAAGCCTCAGCTGTTTGCGCTCACGTGTGCCGTCATG CTTGCTTTTGGTGCGGCcattttaaacattcaaatCCCGCTGATGCTGGGGGAGCTAGTGAATGTCGTAGCACGCTACCTGAGGGAACACACCGGAAATTATGTCCGTGAGATAAGGGGTCCTGCTTTTAAATTGCTGGGACTGTATGCCATCCAA GGCTTGCTGACAAGCGGCTACATCATCCTGCTGTCGAGGGTGGGAGAAAGAGTGGCGGCAGACATGAGGAAAACCCTTTTTGCATCCCTACTAAG GCAAGACGTGGCTTTCTTTGACGCTAACAAAACCGGACAACTGGTGAATCGCTTGACTGCTGACATTCAGGAGTTCAAGTCTTCCTTTAAGTTGGTCATCTCTCAG GGTCTGCGGAGTATCACGCAGACAGTGGGGTGCTTTGTGTCGCTTTACGTCATCTCCCCAAAACTCACAGGCTTGACCGTGGTGGTGCTTCCCTGTCTTGTCGGAGCAGGGGCTTTCATCGGCACATTCCTCCGCAGACTTTCTCGTTTAGCTCAAGAACAG GTTGCCAAAGCAACCGGAGTGGCGGATGAGGCTCTCGGTAATGTACGAACAGTGAAGGCCTTTGCCATGGAAGAACGGGAGCTACA GTTGTATGCATACGAAGTTGAAAAATCttgtgaaatgaatgaaaatctcGGGACCGGAATAGCAGTTTTCCAAGGACTTTCAAACATTGCCCTAAACT GCATTGTTCTCGGAACTATTTTCGCAGGAGGAACTCTAATTTCGAGCAATGAAATGTCACCCGGAGACCTCATGTCTTTCTTGGTTGCTTCACAGACAGTGCAGAG GTCCTTAGCCAGCATATCTATCCTTTTTGGACAA ATGGTGAGAGGAACAAGCGCCGGCGCTCGTGTTTTTGAATATTTGTCGTTGAAGCCTTCCATCCCTCTTTCTGACGGGGGACGCATCCCGTATCATTCTCTGACAGGAAGAGTTGATTTTCTCAACATTTCATTCAG CTATCCGACAAGACCTGGCCATCAAATTTTGGAGAGGTTCAACCTAACGCTTCCACCTAGCAAAACAATTGCCATTGTCGGGGAATCTGGAGGAG gaaAGTCCACAGTAGCGTCCTTATTGGAGCGTTTCTACGACCCGACGAGCGGCGTAGTAATGTTGGACGGACTCGACATTCGAACCCTTGATCTCTGCTGGCTCAGGGGACAAGTTATTGGATTTATCAATCAA GAGCCCGTTTTGTTTGGAGCGTCCATCATGGAGAACATCCGCTTCGGGAAGCCCGAGGCCACCGACGCCGAGGTCTTTGAGGCTGCCAAGCAAGCCAACGCTCACCGCTTCATTACAAGTTTCCCAGACGGCTACAACACTGTGCTCG GTGAGCGAGGGGTGACGTTATCGGGAGGGGAGAAACAGCGCGTCGCCATTGCCCGAGCCCTCATCAAGAATCCGAGCATCCTGGTGTTGGACGAGGCCACCAGCGCCTTGGATGCCGAGTCGGAGCGTGTGGTGCAAGAGGCTCTGGACCGGGCCACTCGGGGCCGCACGGTGCTCATCATCGCCCACCGCCTGAGCACCATCCAAGCTGCCGACCTCATTTGCGTCATGAGCAACGGGCGCATCGTCGAA gctggAACTCACACTGAACTGCTGGGCCGAGGCGGCCTTTATTCCGACCTGATCCGAAGACAAAGAGCTGAGGGGCAGAAATGA
- the abcb8 gene encoding mitochondrial potassium channel ATP-binding subunit isoform X2, producing the protein MVRGTSAGARVFEYLSLKPSIPLSDGGRIPYHSLTGRVDFLNISFSYPTRPGHQILERFNLTLPPSKTIAIVGESGGGKSTVASLLERFYDPTSGVVMLDGLDIRTLDLCWLRGQVIGFINQEPVLFGASIMENIRFGKPEATDAEVFEAAKQANAHRFITSFPDGYNTVLGERGVTLSGGEKQRVAIARALIKNPSILVLDEATSALDAESERVVQEALDRATRGRTVLIIAHRLSTIQAADLICVMSNGRIVEAGTHTELLGRGGLYSDLIRRQRAEGQK; encoded by the exons ATGGTGAGAGGAACAAGCGCCGGCGCTCGTGTTTTTGAATATTTGTCGTTGAAGCCTTCCATCCCTCTTTCTGACGGGGGACGCATCCCGTATCATTCTCTGACAGGAAGAGTTGATTTTCTCAACATTTCATTCAG CTATCCGACAAGACCTGGCCATCAAATTTTGGAGAGGTTCAACCTAACGCTTCCACCTAGCAAAACAATTGCCATTGTCGGGGAATCTGGAGGAG gaaAGTCCACAGTAGCGTCCTTATTGGAGCGTTTCTACGACCCGACGAGCGGCGTAGTAATGTTGGACGGACTCGACATTCGAACCCTTGATCTCTGCTGGCTCAGGGGACAAGTTATTGGATTTATCAATCAA GAGCCCGTTTTGTTTGGAGCGTCCATCATGGAGAACATCCGCTTCGGGAAGCCCGAGGCCACCGACGCCGAGGTCTTTGAGGCTGCCAAGCAAGCCAACGCTCACCGCTTCATTACAAGTTTCCCAGACGGCTACAACACTGTGCTCG GTGAGCGAGGGGTGACGTTATCGGGAGGGGAGAAACAGCGCGTCGCCATTGCCCGAGCCCTCATCAAGAATCCGAGCATCCTGGTGTTGGACGAGGCCACCAGCGCCTTGGATGCCGAGTCGGAGCGTGTGGTGCAAGAGGCTCTGGACCGGGCCACTCGGGGCCGCACGGTGCTCATCATCGCCCACCGCCTGAGCACCATCCAAGCTGCCGACCTCATTTGCGTCATGAGCAACGGGCGCATCGTCGAA gctggAACTCACACTGAACTGCTGGGCCGAGGCGGCCTTTATTCCGACCTGATCCGAAGACAAAGAGCTGAGGGGCAGAAATGA
- the atg9b gene encoding autophagy-related protein 9B, whose product MATLEAYREYQRIEDLEEDSPPGEEDLLLHVPEGLKDSWHHIKNLDNFFTRIYHFHQKNGFACMMLSEFFELVQFLFVVTFTTFLVNCVEYDVLFANRAVNHTGPGRNPLDRGKVTPPDALLPSQQCIQSIQENSWIIFLLIMAAIFWIYRLVKVICNVLSYWEIRQFYIKALKIRMDELCNFTWQEVQDRLISLQREQQMCIHKKELTELDIYHRILRFKNYTVAMINKSLLPVQLQLPLLGDVVFLTQGLKYNFELILFWGPGSLFQNKWNLHPKYKRSGNRLELAQQLSRVILLMGVANLLLCPFILVWQVLYAFFSYTEVIRREPGSLGARRWSLYGRLYLRHFNELNHELHGRLGRGYKPTSKYMNSFTSPLLTVLAKNVAFFSGSVLAVLIALTVYDEDVLTVQHILTVITVLGVVITITRSFIPDEHMVWCPEQLLQCMLAHIHYMPDHWRGNANKSETRDEVAQLFQYKAVFILEELLSPIITPFILIFLLRNKSLEIIDFFRNFTVEVVGVGDICSFAQMDIRRHGNPTWLSEGQTEASVYQQAENGKTELSLMHFTIKNPHWQPPLESSVFISHLKEKVQHDAQGGPSTQLLLSEAPLCTSLQSNESATGPDNLLASILAHPVLTASGLQGRDHRFIAPSTAASAAASVLASLSISQLPNAGRGRSQRHQASSIHPESTIYHSDRTVIDSMSFSDSRLQSNTLHSEFASAEMSLHAIYMHELHQQTSHPQRGSGHWHSSVPMTELHGNTGFSAHIGSTPSLVTPVHLGGWQEEEEEEEEEEEDDDDDGEEEINSGSTLKQDTGTC is encoded by the exons ATGGCCACCTTGGAAGCCTATCGGGAGTACCAGAGGATTGAGGACCTGGAGGAGGACTCTCCACCCGGGGAGGAGGACTTGCTGCTCCATGTGCCCGAAGGCCTGAaag ATTCATGGCACCACATCAAGAACTTGGATAACTTCTTCACTAGA ATCTATCATTTTCATCAAAAGAATGGCTTCGCCTGTATGATGCTTTCGGAGTTCTTTGAACTTGT TCAGTTTCTGTTCGTCGTCACGTTTACGACGTTCTTGGTCAACTGCGTGGAGTACGACGTCCTGTTTGCCAACCGAGCTGTCAATCATACGGGGCCGGGCCGCAACCCGTTGGACAGGGGCAAGGTCACCCCCCCTGATGCCCTTTTGCCCAGCCAGCAGTGCATTCAGAG tatCCAAGAGAACAGCTGGATCATATTCCTTCTCATCATGGCGGCCATCTTCTGGATCTATCGACTCGTCAAGGTTATTTGCAACGTTCTGAGCTACTGGGAGATCCGGCAGTTCTACATTAAAGCGCTGAAGATCAGAATG GATGAACTATGCAACTTCACGTGGCAGGAAGTACAGGACCGTCTCATCAGCCTGCAGCGAGAGCAGCAAATGTGCATCCACAAGAAAGAGCTGACAGAATTGGACATCTATCACCGTATCCTGCGCTTCAAGAACTACACGGTGGCCATGATCAACAAATCCCTGCTACCCGTGCAGCTGCAGCTCCCCCTACTGGGCGATGTGGTCTTCCTCACGCAGGGcttgaaatacaactttgagCTCATCCTCTTCTGGGGCCCCGGCTCGCTGTTCCAGAACAAGTGGAACCTGCACCCCAAGTACAAGCGCAGTGGCAACCGGCTGGAGCTGGCGCAGCAGCTCAGCAGGGTCATCCTGCTTATGGGCGTGGCCAATCTGCTGCTTTGTCCCTTTATTCTGGTGTGGCAGGTGCTCTACGCGTTCTTCAGCTACACGGAAGTCATCCGCCGCGAGCCAGGGAGTCTGGGGGCGCGCCGCTGGTCCCTCTATGGCCGACTGTACCTGCGGCACTTTAACGAGCTCAACCACGAGCTGCACGGGCGCTTGGGCAGAGGCTACAAACCCACGTCCAAATACATGAACTCCTTCACGTCGCCGCTGCTCACCGTGCTGGCGAAAAACGTCGCCTTCTTCTCAGGCTCGGTGTTGGCCGTCCTCATCGCACTGACTGTCTATGACGAAGACGTCCTGACGGTGCAGCACATTCTGACTGTCATCACTGTGCTCGGGGTGGTTATCACCATCACTCG GTCCTTTATCCCAGACGAGCATATGGTTTGGTGCCCTGAACAGCTGTTGCAGTGCATGCTGGCCCACATCCACTATATGCCGGACCACTGGAGGGGCAACGCTAACAAGAGCGAAACCCGGGACGAGGTGGCACAGCTCTTCCAGTACAAAGCG GTGTTCATCCTGGAGGAGCTGCTCAGTCCCATCATCACACCCTTCATTCTCATCTTTCTGCTGAGGAACAAGTCTCTGGAGATTATAGACTTCTTCAGGAACTTCACGGTGGAGGTGGTCGGCGTGGGAGACATCTGCTCCTTTGCACAGATGGACATCAGACGCCACGGGAACCCGACT TGGCTGTCCGAGGGTCAGACAGAGGCGTCTGTGTACCAGCAGGCCGAGAACGGAAAGACGGAGTTGTCGCTCATGCACTTCACCATTAAGAACCCGCACTGGCAGCCGCCGCTGGAGAGCTCTGTGTTCATCAGCCACTTGAAGGAGAAGGTGCAGCATGACGCGCAAGGCGGTCCATCCACGCAGCTCCTGCTTTCCGAGGCTCCTCTCTGCACATCGCTGCAGTCCAATGAATCTGCTACCGGG CCTGATAATCTGCTGGCCAGCATCCTTGCGCACCCTGTTCTCACCGCATCAGGACTACAAGGCAGAGATCACCGCTTTATTGCGCCAAGCACAGCAGCCTCAGCCGCCGCCAGCGTCCTGGCCTCTTTATCCATCTCCCAGCTGCCGAACGCCGGCCGAGGCCGCTCGCAACGCCACCAAGCTTCCTCAATACATCCAGAGAGCACCATTTATCACAGTGATCGCACCGTCATTGACAG TATGTCATTCAGTGACAGCCGTTTACAAAGCAATACACTGCACTCTGAGTTTGCCTCAGCAGAGATGAGCCTTCACGCCATCTACATGCACGAG CTCCACCAACAGACGTCGCACCCGCAAAGAGGGTCAGGGCATTGGCATAGCTCAGTGCCAATGACGGAGCTACATGGCAACACTG GTTTCTCGGCCCATATTGGTTCTACGCCGTCTTTAGTCACACCGGTGCACCTTGGTGGgtggcaagaagaagaagaagaggaggaggaggaggaggaggacgacgacgacgacggtgAAGAGGAGATAAACAGTGGATCCACACTGAAACAGGACACCGGGACTTGTTGA